GCGCGGGGCTTCATGTAGGCCATCCTGAAGGCTACACAGCGACGGATATCGTATCTCGCTACAAGCGGATGCGCGGCTATAATGTGCTTCATCCAATGGGCTGGGACGCTTTCGGACTGCCAGCAGAACAGTACGCTATCTCTACAGGGGAGCATCCTCGCGACTTTACGATCAAGAATGTGAACAACTTCCGTCGCCAGATCAAATCACTCGGTTTCTCCTATGATTGGGATCGTGAGATCAGCACAACCGATCCGGACTACTATAAATGGACACAATGGATTTTCATCCAGCTCTACAAGAAAGGGCTCGCTTATGTAGCGGAAATTCCTGTGAACTGGTGTCCAGCACTTGGTACTGTGCTTGCCAATGAAGAAGTTATCGACGGCAAGAGTGAGCGCGGCGGCCATCCGGTAATCCGTAAGCCGATGCGTCAATGGGTGTTGAAGATTACTGAATATGCCGAGCGCTTGCTGGAAGACCTTGAGGAGCTAGACTGGTCCGAGAGCATCAAGGATATGCAGCGCAATTGGATCGGCAAATCTGAAGGTGCGGAAGTCGTGTTTGATATCGATGGACACGATGATAAACTGGTCGTATTTACGACTCGTCCGGATACGTTGTTCGGTTCCACCTACGCTGTGCTTGCTCCTGAACATGAACTGGTAGCTAAGATCACGACTGATGCACAACGTGATGCCGTAGAGGGTTATCAGGAACAGGCTGCTCACAAGAGCGATTTGGAGCGTACAGACTTGGCAAAAGAGAAGACAGGCGTGTTCACGGGCGCATATGCGATCAACCCGGTTAACGGAGCGAAGCTGCCGATCTGGATTGCCGATTATGTACTTGCCGGTTATGGTACCGGGGCGATCATGGCTGTTCCAGGCCATGACGAGCGCGACTATGAATTTGCTAAGCAGTTCGATCTTCCTATCATCGAAGTACTGTCCGGTGGCGACCTGTCCAAGGAAGCCTATACTGGAGACGGCCCGCATGTTAATTCCGGGTTCTTGGATGGTTTGGATAAAGAAGCGGGAATGAAGAAGATGATCTCCTGGCTTGAAGAGAACGGCAAGGGCCAAGGGAAAATTACTTACCGTCTGCGCGACTGGTTGTTCAGCCGTCAGCGTTATTGGGGCGAGCCGATTCCGATCCTTCATCTCGAAGACGGAACGATGAAGCCGGTTCCTGAGGATCAGTTGCCGCTTGTCCTTCCGGAAGTTGAACATATCAAGCCCTCCGGCACAGGGGAATCCCCGCTGGCGAACGTTACGGAATGGGTGAATACTGTAGATCCGGAGACAGG
The window above is part of the Paenibacillus lutimineralis genome. Proteins encoded here:
- the leuS gene encoding leucine--tRNA ligase; its protein translation is MADKNVPHDVYQAQTIEPKWQAFWEENHTFKTREDAGKPKFYALDMFPYPSGAGLHVGHPEGYTATDIVSRYKRMRGYNVLHPMGWDAFGLPAEQYAISTGEHPRDFTIKNVNNFRRQIKSLGFSYDWDREISTTDPDYYKWTQWIFIQLYKKGLAYVAEIPVNWCPALGTVLANEEVIDGKSERGGHPVIRKPMRQWVLKITEYAERLLEDLEELDWSESIKDMQRNWIGKSEGAEVVFDIDGHDDKLVVFTTRPDTLFGSTYAVLAPEHELVAKITTDAQRDAVEGYQEQAAHKSDLERTDLAKEKTGVFTGAYAINPVNGAKLPIWIADYVLAGYGTGAIMAVPGHDERDYEFAKQFDLPIIEVLSGGDLSKEAYTGDGPHVNSGFLDGLDKEAGMKKMISWLEENGKGQGKITYRLRDWLFSRQRYWGEPIPILHLEDGTMKPVPEDQLPLVLPEVEHIKPSGTGESPLANVTEWVNTVDPETGLKARRETNTMPQWAGSCWYYLRFIDPHNDKELCSPEKQQEWLPVDLYIGGAEHAVLHLLYARFWHKVLYDLGVVSTKEPFHKLVNQGMILGTNNEKMSKSRGNVINPDEIVNNYGADTLRMYEMFMGPLEATKPWSENGVEGAHRFLSRIWRLFVTEDGSLNAKIGGEGSDEFKRTLHKTVKKVTEDLEALRFNTAISQLMIFINEAYKVDSIPKEAAENFVQMLSPLAPHIAEELWERLGNSEGISYVSWPTYDEAWTVDAEVEIVVQVNGKIVDRAKISKDLDQAAMQEHSMSLPNVKQAIEGKTVRKVIAVPGKLVNIVVG